The Pirellulaceae bacterium genome contains a region encoding:
- a CDS encoding DUF1592 domain-containing protein: protein MVCYLLVSLSPLFAFGASPIAAGTDGYDARVRPFLTVHCIKCHGPDQSKGELTLHTLDGDLMSGRGLERWEDVLDALKLGEMPPEGEPQLGQAERQALIDWIDNGLRTYVEKASMEAPVTTARRLTNFEYENTMRDLLGIDLHLIGDLPQDPVKPYHFNNTAEFMLLGPEQIDRYLEVARRAMSSAIVDPEKPETYKSRQEWDSGEFKNGFAKNLPRNEIAIQNSRRGSPGAGMVIKEFPRTGEFLIRFQASAVFPNGSRELPLRFVMGYNLNINSSTQQVSPVGVVHLRNAPTNPQIYELRGRIENYPIQLGKVHKGKLRPDTLTITPQNLYDDGTLNDDNRFLYWPRQPEMPRAVIDWIEFEAPITHVWPPEHHQRILFESPLRQSDPSKYVRAVLSRFMSRAYRRPATTEEVNRFLKVYELLKPELGTIEATLRETLAMVLVTPQFLLHTKADGEVIAPEFERVSALSYFLWGSMPDPELLELASTGELKDPELLAKQVRRMLADPRSNDFVSNFTNQWLSLPKMKTVPINRDLFPRFLYYVEAGERAGTEKPYIPTIRDHMIDETVGFMAELIRRNASVTNLVDSDFAMLNQPLAAHYGVEGVEGHRIRPVSIQPDQHLGGLLTQGSVLIGNGTGSAPHPIYRAVWLREAILGEKVKAPPAEVPALTDSAGDSAGQALTMQKLLAKHRTNESCNDCHVRLDPWGIPFERYNAIGKYQPFVPPEGSRVRGFDKKQDSDLAGYAQYLESVNTQEVQAATRVPHGPHVDGLPELKAHLLKARKQDIAENVIRRLLTYAIGRELNYRDRYDVERIISRSKENDFLFQDMIVDICQSSTFRGVTSNIKKRKK from the coding sequence ATGGTTTGCTACCTGTTGGTATCGTTGTCTCCGCTATTCGCTTTTGGGGCTTCGCCGATTGCGGCAGGCACGGATGGTTACGATGCTCGTGTGAGGCCGTTTCTTACAGTGCACTGCATCAAGTGTCACGGCCCGGACCAGAGCAAGGGTGAGCTGACACTCCACACATTAGATGGCGATCTAATGTCGGGGCGGGGGCTTGAGCGGTGGGAGGATGTGTTGGATGCGTTGAAGTTGGGGGAAATGCCGCCGGAGGGCGAACCTCAGCTGGGGCAGGCTGAACGTCAGGCACTGATTGACTGGATTGACAATGGCCTTCGCACTTACGTCGAAAAAGCAAGCATGGAGGCGCCGGTCACGACGGCGCGACGGCTCACCAATTTTGAGTACGAGAACACCATGCGGGATCTTCTGGGCATTGACCTTCATCTCATCGGAGATCTCCCTCAAGATCCGGTTAAACCTTACCACTTCAACAACACGGCCGAGTTCATGCTGCTCGGGCCTGAACAGATCGATCGATATCTTGAGGTGGCCCGCCGCGCGATGTCGAGCGCGATCGTCGATCCGGAGAAACCTGAAACCTACAAGTCTCGACAGGAGTGGGATTCCGGTGAATTCAAAAACGGCTTCGCCAAAAATCTTCCACGCAATGAGATCGCCATCCAGAACTCGCGTCGTGGCAGTCCGGGCGCTGGCATGGTCATCAAGGAATTTCCCCGGACGGGTGAATTCCTGATCCGTTTTCAAGCTTCGGCTGTCTTTCCCAATGGATCCAGGGAGCTCCCACTCCGCTTTGTGATGGGCTACAACCTCAACATCAATAGCTCAACCCAGCAGGTCAGCCCAGTCGGTGTCGTGCACCTGCGTAACGCACCCACGAACCCGCAAATCTACGAACTGCGCGGGCGGATTGAAAATTATCCTATCCAGTTAGGGAAGGTGCACAAAGGCAAACTTCGACCGGACACGTTGACGATTACCCCCCAGAACCTTTACGACGACGGCACGCTCAACGACGACAACCGATTTCTCTACTGGCCACGTCAGCCAGAGATGCCACGTGCCGTGATCGACTGGATTGAATTTGAAGCTCCGATTACTCACGTCTGGCCTCCCGAGCATCATCAGCGCATTCTTTTCGAATCACCCTTGCGTCAAAGTGATCCCAGCAAATACGTCCGGGCAGTCCTCTCGCGTTTCATGTCGCGCGCCTACCGGCGTCCGGCTACCACCGAGGAAGTGAATCGATTCTTGAAGGTTTACGAGTTGTTGAAACCGGAGTTGGGTACCATCGAAGCCACCCTGCGCGAGACGCTCGCTATGGTGTTAGTGACACCCCAATTTCTGCTTCACACGAAAGCTGATGGCGAAGTCATCGCTCCTGAGTTCGAACGAGTCTCCGCACTCTCCTACTTTCTTTGGGGCAGCATGCCGGATCCGGAGCTATTGGAACTCGCTTCGACGGGCGAGCTCAAGGATCCCGAGTTACTCGCCAAGCAGGTGCGTCGCATGCTGGCTGATCCACGCTCGAATGATTTCGTTTCAAACTTTACGAACCAATGGCTTAGTTTGCCGAAAATGAAAACCGTCCCGATCAACCGGGACCTCTTTCCTCGATTCCTTTATTACGTGGAAGCTGGAGAACGCGCCGGCACCGAAAAACCGTATATTCCGACAATCCGCGACCACATGATTGATGAAACCGTCGGTTTCATGGCCGAGCTCATACGCCGCAATGCGAGCGTGACCAATCTCGTGGATTCCGATTTTGCCATGCTCAATCAGCCACTCGCGGCTCACTACGGCGTCGAGGGCGTGGAGGGTCATCGTATCCGACCCGTTTCGATCCAACCCGATCAGCACCTCGGCGGCCTGTTGACTCAGGGGTCCGTGCTCATTGGTAATGGCACCGGGTCCGCGCCCCATCCGATCTACCGCGCCGTTTGGTTGCGCGAAGCGATCCTTGGCGAGAAGGTAAAAGCACCGCCTGCGGAAGTTCCCGCACTCACGGACTCGGCGGGTGACTCCGCCGGCCAGGCTCTGACCATGCAGAAATTGTTGGCCAAACATCGCACTAACGAAAGTTGTAATGACTGCCACGTCCGTCTTGACCCCTGGGGCATCCCCTTCGAGCGTTACAACGCCATCGGCAAGTATCAGCCCTTTGTACCCCCAGAAGGGAGTCGTGTTCGTGGATTTGATAAAAAGCAGGACAGCGACCTGGCTGGCTATGCCCAGTACCTTGAGAGTGTCAACACGCAGGAAGTGCAAGCAGCGACTCGGGTCCCGCACGGCCCTCATGTCGATGGCCTGCCAGAGCTCAAAGCTCATCTGCTCAAGGCCCGCAAGCAGGACATCGCTGAGAATGTCATTCGTCGCTTGCTGACCTATGCCATCGGCCGCGAACTTAACTACCGAGACCGCTACGATGTCGAAAGAATTATCTCCCGATCCAAAGAAAACGATTTTCTTTTCCAGGACATGATTGTGGACATCTGCCAAAGCTCCACCTTTCGAGGCGTAACCAGCAACATCAAGAAACGCAAAAAGTAA
- a CDS encoding DUF1552 domain-containing protein: protein MKCKSWHLDRRELLKGGGVALALPLLNSMGKTRGDTADATGEGAMPKRMLVSYFAYGAYMPDGPSGVPVPQKKDPKQEHHEWSWWPCKDAGPLSFNKSSVPFAALKNDISYLRGLDHAGGWKLGGHSSGDVFATGADMTGAEKTNNISIDQVAAQQHGHKTRYSSLVLGTEGGTGSYGACKTLSHRGPGRPIPSLHKPQEIFNRLFNPYAGKGVDQVRAGLARDASILDLVLEHSRSFKNQLGREDQSKVDEYLESIRALEQRVERTSEWTHQPLPNIDTKGLNLEVSHKEPEEYIRCMYDLIYLAFRTDSTRFATLMLESEQSSNSEMWNYATYVLGYKGATHDIAHKRPADYSGQWDQWRAQQHAYFLHRLRDTPEGDGNMLDCTLVLWGSAHPHASHSTKNYPIQLAGGNHLGFKHGYLHEFVGAKKVPLTNLFVSMLNAVDVPVRKFADSTRSMTEVRG, encoded by the coding sequence ATGAAATGCAAATCCTGGCATCTCGATCGGCGCGAACTTCTCAAGGGTGGAGGTGTCGCACTCGCTCTCCCGCTACTCAACAGCATGGGCAAGACCCGAGGTGACACGGCGGATGCAACCGGAGAGGGTGCGATGCCCAAACGGATGTTGGTGAGTTACTTTGCTTACGGTGCCTATATGCCAGACGGACCGTCGGGTGTTCCCGTCCCGCAAAAGAAAGATCCGAAACAGGAGCACCACGAGTGGAGCTGGTGGCCCTGCAAGGATGCGGGTCCACTGAGCTTTAACAAATCCTCCGTTCCTTTTGCGGCTCTCAAAAACGACATCTCTTATCTGCGTGGACTTGACCACGCCGGCGGTTGGAAGCTTGGTGGCCACAGTTCTGGCGACGTCTTTGCGACCGGCGCCGACATGACAGGGGCGGAAAAAACCAACAACATCTCGATCGACCAAGTTGCTGCCCAACAACATGGCCATAAAACTCGCTACTCATCACTCGTGCTCGGTACAGAAGGCGGCACCGGATCATATGGCGCCTGCAAAACGCTCTCACATCGAGGCCCGGGACGGCCTATTCCATCTCTGCACAAGCCCCAGGAAATCTTTAACCGACTGTTCAATCCTTACGCTGGCAAGGGGGTTGATCAAGTGCGTGCTGGACTAGCACGCGACGCCAGTATTCTCGACCTCGTACTTGAACACAGCCGCAGCTTTAAAAACCAACTCGGCAGAGAAGACCAGAGCAAGGTGGATGAATATCTGGAGTCAATCCGTGCCTTGGAACAACGTGTTGAACGCACCAGCGAGTGGACCCATCAACCTCTTCCCAACATAGACACCAAAGGGTTGAACCTGGAAGTCTCCCACAAAGAGCCAGAGGAATACATTCGCTGCATGTATGACTTGATCTACCTCGCCTTCCGGACCGACTCGACTCGCTTCGCCACGCTAATGCTCGAAAGCGAACAATCATCCAATAGCGAAATGTGGAACTATGCCACTTATGTCCTCGGCTACAAAGGTGCCACCCATGACATTGCCCACAAACGTCCGGCTGACTACTCCGGCCAGTGGGACCAATGGCGCGCGCAACAACATGCGTACTTTCTCCATCGGCTGCGAGACACGCCGGAAGGCGATGGCAACATGTTAGATTGCACCCTTGTCCTGTGGGGATCGGCTCACCCGCACGCGTCCCACAGCACCAAGAACTACCCAATTCAACTGGCCGGAGGTAACCACCTCGGATTCAAGCATGGCTATCTGCACGAGTTTGTCGGTGCGAAGAAGGTCCCGCTGACCAACCTGTTTGTCTCGATGCTGAATGCCGTAGATGTTCCCGTCAGAAAATTTGCGGATAGTACGCGATCAATGACCGAGGTGCGGGGGTGA
- a CDS encoding DUF1643 domain-containing protein, with protein MTKNGRQSGRKSATNAKKKTTKTKTVKKPAKKSAMQPFIPAKDLKQKFGIFGHFYTVELPSKELVECRSVLEIASHDHTPVDHTELLAFQPDAIFIMMNPGSSKPLVEVNHRVRAKRIRNLQISLVPTRPDTTQYQVMRLMHFRKWQHVRVLNLSDIRSPKSAEFIKTFERLEQEEKFEAHSIFSDARADELSLKLSNSRKTPLVLAWGISDKLSPLIERCVSRLPREKKVMGLLEPDTTKKYRHPLPSLHKQQRHWVDQMIRQFDG; from the coding sequence ATGACCAAGAACGGACGCCAAAGCGGACGGAAATCGGCTACAAACGCGAAAAAGAAAACAACGAAGACGAAGACCGTCAAAAAGCCAGCAAAGAAATCAGCCATGCAACCATTCATTCCTGCTAAAGACTTGAAGCAGAAATTCGGGATCTTTGGTCACTTCTACACCGTCGAACTCCCTTCCAAAGAGCTCGTCGAGTGCCGAAGCGTTTTGGAGATCGCCAGCCACGACCATACACCCGTAGATCACACCGAATTGTTGGCGTTCCAACCCGACGCCATCTTCATCATGATGAACCCTGGTTCGTCAAAACCGCTGGTCGAAGTCAATCATCGAGTTCGTGCGAAAAGGATTCGCAATTTACAGATTTCGCTAGTCCCGACCCGACCTGACACCACGCAGTACCAGGTGATGCGATTGATGCACTTTCGGAAATGGCAGCATGTTCGAGTGCTAAACCTTTCTGATATCCGCAGCCCGAAAAGTGCGGAATTCATCAAGACATTTGAGCGTTTGGAGCAGGAAGAAAAATTCGAGGCGCACTCGATCTTCTCAGATGCCAGAGCAGATGAATTGTCGCTGAAACTTTCCAACAGCAGAAAAACGCCATTGGTTTTGGCCTGGGGCATCAGCGACAAGCTGTCTCCGTTGATTGAACGCTGCGTATCAAGGCTACCCCGGGAGAAAAAAGTCATGGGCCTGCTCGAGCCCGATACGACGAAGAAATACCGCCATCCACTGCCATCACTACACAAGCAGCAGCGGCATTGGGTGGATCAGATGATTCGGCAGTTCGACGGGTAG
- a CDS encoding sulfatase has product MTNFKFIFLALLIGRLFGSPTTSAAERPNILFFFADDWGRYASVYSDPEIASLNDLLETPNIDRIANEGVLFRNAFVPVASCGPCRASLATGRYFWNCGSGAFLNGKASNWKGYQNPFHTLPKFVNLLREDGYYVRKSLKTFAFDPSPLGAKARKLPKVEYQRYGLFVGTADNDTEKLKRRELVLDHPRSEMQRVLAGCPNGKPFFFVYGSINAHRPYTPDSGKHLWNLDPDRLKGLIPKFLPDVADIRRDFSDYLGEIQALDAMLGVMLDELESSGQLNNTIIIVSGDHGIPGVPRGKTNCYDLAIRAPLMVRYPKLIMKGRHVEDFVSVMDIGPTLLELTNVDVPANMDGRSFKKQLTSDVNGWVDPQRDHVIVGRELHVHSAREGDLPYPMRAIRTTDFLYIRNFKPQRWPMGDPRGLDIDSAPTYEQLQQHTTITMSDLDASLTKAWLITHRDELEVRPLFDLTLNLRPSEELYDLRRDRAQLKNVANDNSYTKTKAALSKRLMSVLQETADPRLTDTFDRPPYVDSQRDLQ; this is encoded by the coding sequence ATGACAAACTTCAAATTCATATTTTTAGCGCTATTAATTGGCCGCTTATTTGGCTCCCCAACAACCAGCGCTGCAGAACGACCCAATATCCTGTTTTTTTTCGCAGACGATTGGGGACGTTATGCGAGCGTCTACTCCGATCCCGAAATTGCTTCCTTGAACGATTTACTCGAGACACCCAACATCGATCGGATTGCAAACGAGGGCGTTCTGTTTCGAAATGCGTTTGTGCCGGTTGCCTCATGCGGACCATGCCGGGCATCGCTAGCGACGGGACGTTACTTCTGGAATTGCGGAAGCGGCGCATTCCTGAATGGCAAAGCGAGCAATTGGAAAGGATACCAAAACCCGTTTCATACGCTTCCCAAATTCGTCAATCTGCTGCGCGAGGACGGATACTACGTTCGCAAAAGCTTGAAAACGTTCGCGTTTGATCCGAGCCCGCTAGGCGCCAAAGCGCGCAAGCTGCCAAAAGTCGAATATCAACGATACGGTCTCTTCGTCGGCACTGCAGACAACGACACGGAAAAGTTGAAACGGCGGGAACTGGTACTGGATCACCCTCGCAGCGAGATGCAACGTGTGTTAGCAGGATGCCCGAACGGAAAGCCATTTTTCTTTGTTTATGGATCGATTAACGCTCATCGCCCCTACACGCCAGACTCAGGCAAGCATCTTTGGAACCTCGACCCGGATCGCCTCAAAGGATTGATTCCAAAGTTTCTGCCCGATGTCGCAGACATCCGTCGTGATTTCTCCGACTACCTCGGTGAAATCCAGGCACTGGACGCCATGCTCGGAGTGATGCTCGATGAACTCGAATCGAGTGGGCAACTCAACAACACCATTATCATCGTCTCCGGTGATCACGGTATCCCGGGTGTCCCGCGCGGAAAAACGAATTGTTATGACCTAGCAATTCGAGCGCCTTTGATGGTGCGTTATCCGAAACTAATCATGAAAGGTCGTCATGTCGAAGACTTCGTCAGCGTGATGGACATTGGGCCAACGCTATTGGAACTGACAAATGTCGACGTCCCTGCCAACATGGACGGACGAAGCTTCAAAAAGCAGTTAACCAGCGATGTCAACGGCTGGGTCGATCCGCAACGAGACCACGTAATTGTGGGTCGAGAATTGCATGTCCACTCCGCCCGAGAGGGCGATCTGCCGTACCCGATGCGTGCGATACGAACGACCGATTTCTTGTATATCCGCAACTTTAAGCCACAGCGTTGGCCGATGGGCGACCCAAGAGGCCTGGATATTGACAGCGCACCGACCTACGAACAGCTTCAGCAGCATACGACGATCACAATGTCCGATCTCGATGCGAGCCTCACGAAGGCTTGGCTGATCACGCATCGCGACGAGTTGGAGGTGCGCCCACTGTTCGATCTGACATTGAACCTCCGACCAAGTGAAGAGCTTTACGACCTGCGTCGCGATCGCGCACAGCTAAAGAATGTGGCAAATGACAATTCCTACACAAAGACCAAAGCGGCGTTGTCAAAACGTCTGATGTCGGTCCTTCAGGAGACTGCCGATCCGCGTCTTACCGACACTTTCGACCGACCGCCCTATGTGGACAGTCAGCGAGACCTCCAATGA
- a CDS encoding DUF1592 domain-containing protein: MARITYTTCIATLYLCAFARATPPEARLPEKHRAFFKSHCLDCHDSETREGNVDLEKLPFRIATIEQAELWQKVLNALNAGEMPPEDSEQPGNTEKTDFLDDLARTMVIARQVLADSGGKITMRRLNRREYRNTIRHLLGVYVNVESLPADGGSGTFDTTGASLFLSSDQFEKYLKLGRIAIDEVFERRTTAGRKPMLFRFEPEETVNVGNERQIKNMEEEHERFMRWKAGVDKAAATPENLAKIAELSKTTPRINNPTRFYYYANLLEGTPDPKDFGFRDAQRAAFSHQGGYLRKYPYFKHYAALPHNDRGAYLKLAWGVCRFDISPPPKKLPSGTYIMRVRAGVVEGSPSSRHFIEIGHPQRRNGVRAGFAGFPLSSHQITGTIRQPEIVETQLEISAHTQREFGIQERQPTNTKSLRNAYNRDKRNNGYGTDPAIWIDWIELEGPQPEDGTPSPLRTILSRHPSRDGSEAERARAIFTEFTNAAFRGEKPEETFIDKLLAIFEVRRKAGDPFDVAIRTPLSVILASPGFLYLNEPGNETERRELNDHELAVRLAYFLWSAPPDRQLLDLAERNELHRPRVLREQVNRLIADSSSDEFVSGFVHQWLNMERLDFFQFDANLHRDFDENVRAAAREEVYQSFAHLLRGGEDNRLDKLLKSDYVFINGLLANYYGIDGVTGDAFRKIKLPADSVRGGLLGMAAIHAMGSDGVVSSPVERGAWVLRYLLNDPPPPAPPNVPQLSRLKDQLLTTRERLLTHQAEAQCASCHRKIDPIGFGLENFNAAGKWRTTDSYQPAVAKKQRAKKGKSWEIDVSGAFHQGPVFGDYHELRELIAEREEDFARGFTQHLIEYALGRPFGFTDADLANEIANSARSKQFAVSEFVHSLVQSEAFRTK, from the coding sequence ATGGCGCGAATTACCTACACAACTTGCATTGCAACTTTGTACCTTTGTGCCTTCGCGCGAGCTACTCCGCCCGAAGCACGTCTTCCGGAAAAACACCGGGCCTTCTTCAAATCACACTGCCTCGACTGTCACGACTCCGAGACGCGAGAAGGAAACGTCGATTTGGAAAAACTGCCATTCCGCATCGCCACCATCGAGCAAGCGGAACTCTGGCAGAAGGTGCTCAACGCGCTGAATGCCGGTGAAATGCCGCCGGAGGATTCCGAGCAGCCTGGCAATACAGAGAAGACGGATTTCCTTGATGATCTGGCTCGAACCATGGTCATCGCGCGTCAGGTCCTGGCAGATTCAGGCGGCAAGATCACGATGCGACGGCTCAACCGGCGTGAGTACCGCAACACGATACGACATCTGCTGGGCGTGTATGTCAATGTCGAATCTCTTCCCGCCGACGGTGGCTCCGGGACGTTCGATACGACCGGTGCGTCACTCTTTCTCTCCAGCGACCAGTTCGAAAAATACCTAAAGCTGGGACGCATCGCGATTGATGAAGTGTTCGAGCGACGAACGACTGCTGGACGAAAGCCGATGCTATTTCGATTCGAGCCGGAAGAGACCGTCAACGTCGGAAACGAACGACAAATAAAAAACATGGAGGAGGAGCACGAGCGTTTTATGCGCTGGAAAGCGGGCGTGGATAAGGCTGCAGCAACTCCCGAGAATCTGGCAAAGATCGCGGAGCTAAGCAAAACAACCCCTCGAATCAACAACCCGACTCGATTTTATTACTACGCAAATTTACTGGAGGGGACTCCCGATCCGAAGGATTTCGGTTTCAGGGATGCACAACGAGCCGCATTCAGCCATCAGGGTGGATATCTTCGAAAATACCCCTACTTCAAGCATTACGCCGCACTCCCTCACAACGATCGAGGCGCGTACTTGAAACTCGCCTGGGGAGTCTGCCGCTTCGACATTTCACCACCGCCAAAGAAGCTTCCGTCCGGAACCTATATCATGCGGGTGCGCGCCGGAGTGGTGGAAGGCTCCCCGTCATCCCGTCACTTCATCGAGATCGGACACCCCCAACGCCGCAACGGCGTGCGGGCTGGATTTGCGGGTTTTCCTCTCAGCAGCCACCAGATCACCGGGACGATCAGACAACCAGAAATCGTGGAGACTCAACTGGAGATCAGCGCTCATACCCAGCGTGAATTTGGCATTCAGGAACGGCAACCGACAAATACAAAGAGTCTTCGGAATGCTTATAATCGCGACAAGCGAAACAACGGCTATGGCACTGACCCGGCCATCTGGATTGACTGGATTGAACTGGAGGGTCCGCAGCCCGAAGACGGAACACCTTCGCCGCTTCGGACGATTCTCAGCAGACATCCATCACGTGACGGTTCGGAAGCGGAACGCGCTCGCGCTATCTTTACCGAATTCACCAACGCCGCCTTTCGCGGTGAAAAACCTGAAGAAACCTTCATCGACAAACTCCTGGCGATCTTTGAAGTGCGGCGAAAAGCGGGCGATCCCTTCGACGTCGCCATCCGCACGCCACTCAGCGTGATTCTCGCCTCGCCGGGTTTTCTCTATCTCAACGAACCCGGCAACGAAACCGAGCGGCGCGAACTCAACGACCACGAACTCGCCGTGCGTCTGGCCTACTTCCTCTGGAGCGCTCCGCCAGATCGGCAACTACTGGATCTCGCGGAACGAAATGAGTTACATCGGCCGAGAGTTCTCCGCGAACAGGTGAATCGGCTGATCGCTGATTCAAGCTCGGATGAATTCGTCTCCGGCTTCGTGCATCAGTGGCTCAACATGGAGCGGCTGGACTTTTTTCAGTTCGACGCAAATCTGCATCGCGATTTCGATGAAAACGTTCGCGCCGCTGCGCGGGAAGAGGTTTATCAATCGTTCGCCCACCTGCTTCGCGGCGGGGAAGATAACCGGCTCGACAAGCTTCTGAAGAGCGACTACGTCTTCATCAACGGACTGCTCGCTAACTACTATGGCATCGACGGCGTCACCGGCGACGCATTTCGAAAAATCAAGCTACCTGCCGATTCAGTTCGTGGTGGCTTACTGGGCATGGCTGCCATTCATGCCATGGGCAGCGACGGCGTTGTAAGTAGCCCGGTAGAACGCGGAGCCTGGGTGCTGCGTTATCTGCTGAACGATCCACCCCCCCCCGCGCCGCCGAACGTCCCGCAGCTCTCACGCCTCAAAGATCAGCTCCTCACCACACGCGAGCGACTTCTTACCCACCAGGCAGAAGCTCAATGCGCAAGTTGCCACCGAAAAATCGATCCGATTGGTTTCGGCTTGGAAAACTTCAACGCTGCTGGAAAATGGCGCACAACCGACAGTTACCAACCCGCCGTCGCGAAAAAGCAGAGAGCCAAAAAAGGAAAGAGTTGGGAGATTGACGTCTCAGGAGCTTTCCACCAGGGCCCCGTCTTTGGCGACTACCACGAATTGCGAGAACTCATCGCAGAGCGCGAAGAAGATTTCGCACGAGGATTCACCCAGCACCTGATCGAGTACGCTTTAGGTCGTCCCTTTGGATTCACCGATGCGGACTTGGCTAACGAAATTGCCAATTCAGCGCGGAGCAAACAATTTGCCGTTAGCGAGTTCGTTCACTCGCTCGTTCAAAGTGAAGCGTTTCGAACAAAGTAA
- a CDS encoding DUF1552 domain-containing protein: MNTQFKGLHRRHFLRGAGALVALPTLESIGFRRSAGAAQTATATPPKRLVFLGFGFGVTQETWFPALEQTGADYDLPEGLKPLSRHKEDITVVQGCSNQFSNEAHWGSTFWLTGANRFAAPGQSMSNSISADQVAARQLGQHTRYASVQLGSTDASASGHGPGLSLAWDQYGKPVAGFNTPVEVFHKLFSADNLPLEQRQAAMAEQRSVLDAVLTEARRVQRGLTKTDKDKLGEYFQGIRDIETRLSKDKEWLEVPKAKPPIDEPEPGLKGREEIKVMYDLIVAALQTDSTRVMTYRQPVKNLLTSLDLDVAPHNMSHYSPGQRMEASKKRDEVQSELVAGLIDRLKATKEVDGSSLFDHVALAYGSNIRSIHFLDNCPTVLTGGGANLKLGQHLVLPKDTPLSNVWLTMLQGIGMNAERHGDSTGIVKELKA, from the coding sequence ATGAACACACAATTCAAGGGTCTTCATCGTCGTCATTTTCTTCGCGGAGCGGGAGCGCTGGTTGCGTTACCAACGCTCGAGTCGATCGGATTCCGTCGCTCCGCTGGGGCAGCGCAGACTGCAACTGCGACACCGCCCAAACGCTTGGTCTTTCTCGGCTTCGGGTTTGGCGTGACGCAGGAAACCTGGTTTCCCGCTCTCGAACAAACCGGGGCCGACTACGACCTGCCTGAGGGCCTCAAGCCACTTTCACGACACAAAGAAGACATCACCGTCGTGCAGGGTTGCTCGAACCAATTCAGCAACGAAGCGCATTGGGGCAGTACGTTCTGGTTAACAGGGGCAAATCGCTTTGCCGCTCCGGGGCAAAGTATGTCCAACAGCATCTCCGCCGATCAGGTCGCGGCTCGGCAACTTGGCCAACACACACGTTATGCGTCGGTGCAGCTTGGCAGCACTGATGCGAGTGCATCCGGTCATGGACCGGGGCTGTCACTGGCTTGGGATCAGTACGGAAAACCAGTGGCTGGTTTCAACACGCCTGTCGAGGTGTTTCATAAATTGTTCTCTGCCGATAATCTGCCACTGGAACAACGCCAGGCGGCGATGGCCGAACAACGCAGTGTGCTGGATGCAGTTCTCACGGAAGCTCGGCGTGTGCAGCGTGGTTTGACGAAAACGGACAAGGACAAACTCGGCGAGTATTTCCAAGGCATTCGCGATATCGAGACGCGACTGAGTAAGGACAAAGAATGGCTGGAAGTTCCCAAGGCAAAACCGCCGATCGACGAACCCGAGCCAGGATTGAAAGGGCGAGAAGAGATCAAAGTCATGTATGACCTGATCGTCGCCGCTCTGCAGACTGACAGCACTCGGGTAATGACCTATCGCCAGCCTGTCAAAAATCTGCTGACAAGTTTAGATCTCGACGTGGCTCCTCACAATATGAGCCACTACTCACCCGGTCAGCGGATGGAGGCGTCAAAGAAACGCGACGAAGTTCAGAGCGAATTGGTCGCCGGTTTGATCGACAGGCTCAAAGCAACAAAAGAGGTCGACGGTTCAAGTCTGTTCGATCATGTGGCGTTGGCTTACGGCTCCAATATTCGTTCGATTCACTTCCTCGACAACTGCCCAACGGTCCTCACAGGCGGTGGAGCGAATCTGAAGCTGGGGCAGCACCTGGTCCTGCCAAAGGATACGCCACTGAGCAATGTATGGCTAACGATGCTGCAGGGAATTGGCATGAACGCCGAACGACATGGCGACAGCACTGGCATTGTGAAGGAACTGAAGGCGTAG